Proteins from a genomic interval of Streptomyces fodineus:
- a CDS encoding PD-(D/E)XK nuclease family protein yields the protein MPPATGVTMQNPPGVAGHDWLIRASPRTARPDDAACPTHRRTAMRPLLVADPAVPYSRPPREEFGFGPLFTALDLLEHDGWSVERVREELRATRGPFRGWGAPVHPAHLAWTAHALERYVAARTREQAAAVEAGLPETKPVKQPWTWRTARTDAPDARGARQYEHTLWGRMYASSDGRVRDLWLPSLGRAKTGRPDAELGAVAQVMAFGAPTPRRKQGAQPPPTETDSACLPELVRVFDVGCADGSVEELLSADPAEARQRFRDDAAPAFITAATEPGVRPGESCVDCKAIAGCTDLKRTPRLWGGRPPALARPRRSVSVWDLRLHVECPAQYHLVRRLHLNDLSAEDRGARRGRAVDAWLDAEHTERPVRGCRDREIPWPTAVQARAGLDDTSAREAAGMLAEHRLLCPLNGLDADEQVLVQHRVTAYVPELDIVVLAVPDLVYTHRGRWIWRETKTSTRPLWERDSLLHAYPQLALGVLLFHAGALGDDPRRSWVELEHLREVRGESRLERVDPGRAEIVDEARAVIAGLAQPLLDDTTYEPRTGRHCHGCQARTWCRPGTAYVTDHPRPSSPETQTPPRGDAPPHA from the coding sequence ATGCCACCTGCCACGGGGGTCACCATGCAGAACCCACCCGGCGTCGCCGGTCACGACTGGTTGATCAGGGCGAGCCCCCGGACGGCCCGGCCTGACGACGCGGCCTGTCCCACCCACCGGCGCACCGCGATGCGGCCCCTGCTCGTCGCCGACCCGGCCGTGCCTTACTCGCGGCCGCCGCGCGAGGAGTTCGGGTTCGGCCCGCTCTTCACCGCCCTCGACCTGCTGGAACACGACGGCTGGTCCGTGGAGCGGGTACGCGAGGAACTCCGGGCAACCCGCGGTCCCTTCCGGGGATGGGGCGCCCCAGTCCACCCTGCCCACCTGGCCTGGACCGCCCACGCCCTGGAGCGCTACGTGGCCGCCCGTACCCGCGAACAGGCAGCCGCCGTCGAGGCCGGGTTGCCCGAGACCAAGCCGGTGAAGCAGCCGTGGACATGGCGCACTGCCCGCACGGACGCTCCCGACGCGCGGGGCGCCCGGCAGTACGAGCACACCCTCTGGGGCCGCATGTACGCCTCCTCCGACGGAAGGGTGCGCGATCTGTGGCTGCCTTCCCTGGGCCGGGCCAAGACCGGCCGTCCCGACGCGGAACTCGGGGCTGTAGCACAGGTGATGGCCTTCGGCGCGCCCACGCCCCGACGCAAGCAAGGCGCCCAGCCTCCGCCCACCGAGACCGACAGCGCCTGCTTGCCCGAACTGGTCCGCGTCTTCGACGTCGGGTGCGCCGACGGGTCCGTGGAGGAGCTGCTCTCCGCAGACCCCGCCGAGGCGAGGCAGCGGTTCAGGGACGACGCCGCGCCCGCCTTCATCACCGCTGCCACCGAACCCGGCGTGCGGCCCGGGGAGAGCTGTGTCGACTGCAAGGCCATCGCCGGCTGCACGGATCTGAAGCGCACCCCGCGGCTGTGGGGCGGACGCCCTCCGGCTCTCGCACGCCCACGCCGCTCCGTCTCCGTCTGGGACCTGCGGCTGCACGTCGAGTGCCCCGCCCAGTACCACCTGGTGCGGCGACTGCACCTCAACGACCTCTCGGCCGAGGACCGGGGGGCACGGCGCGGCAGAGCCGTCGACGCCTGGCTCGACGCGGAGCACACCGAACGCCCGGTGCGCGGCTGCCGGGACCGGGAGATCCCCTGGCCGACGGCGGTACAGGCCAGGGCCGGACTCGACGACACCTCCGCACGCGAGGCCGCCGGGATGCTCGCGGAACACCGGCTGCTGTGCCCGCTCAACGGACTCGACGCCGACGAGCAGGTACTCGTACAGCATCGGGTCACGGCCTACGTACCTGAACTCGACATCGTCGTCCTCGCCGTACCCGACCTGGTGTACACCCACCGCGGCCGGTGGATCTGGCGCGAGACCAAGACATCGACCCGCCCGCTGTGGGAACGCGATTCCCTGCTGCACGCCTATCCCCAACTCGCCCTCGGTGTCCTGCTGTTCCACGCGGGCGCGCTCGGCGACGACCCGCGCCGCTCCTGGGTCGAACTGGAGCATCTGCGCGAGGTCCGTGGGGAGAGCCGGCTCGAACGCGTCGACCCCGGCCGCGCCGAAATCGTCGACGAGGCCCGGGCCGTCATCGCCGGACTCGCCCAGCCGCTCCTGGACGACACCACGTACGAACCGAGGACCGGACGCCACTGTCACGGCTGTCAGGCCCGGACCTGGTGTCGGCCCGGCACCGCCTACGTCACCGACCATCCGCGCCCGTCGAGCCCCGAGACACAGACCCCGCCGCGAGGAGACGCCCCGCCCCATGCCTGA
- a CDS encoding HU-CCDC81 and SPOR domain-containing protein, with translation MPDQQLVPDWLSNPDVVLLRDVATAVLHLAAVDHLDSFTLPYPAGAQRALDALVLQCLRNGAKPPAGVPEMMRWARVRPLGSWPLDRLPADLFDTADRLIDEGSGEPSQLCHELAVRGYGDSTGRQYDRLVIHAALRACRAVSSPESYTAFRRLLVNRPVLTEEDWAEVSTDLFLDPVRFLIKEIYAPVPLGFRRNGAYLCCHRCLTLLHPVSETEWWCERDQCRHQGPPPHGRELVAAEVGELRQLRKALRQFVTGPGRAEVLLEGELRALSLTVEMWPGFDAYDLRITFPEGHVWAVDVKDWAHPAFLGRAATAVRPEPPYDEACWVVPAFRVRARRDYLAIYAKERGAGAGGLRLLTDDQLKRAARLRLSGERGPDASIAPPHTVPPAREHGGARTASSRSGSQTAATDGAGKKGADHA, from the coding sequence ATGCCTGACCAACAGCTCGTACCGGATTGGCTGTCCAACCCCGATGTCGTCCTCCTGCGGGACGTGGCCACCGCCGTCCTGCACCTGGCGGCCGTCGATCACCTCGACTCCTTCACCCTGCCCTACCCGGCCGGCGCGCAGCGGGCCCTGGACGCCCTGGTGCTCCAGTGCCTGCGCAACGGCGCCAAGCCTCCGGCCGGGGTGCCCGAGATGATGCGCTGGGCCCGCGTCCGCCCCTTGGGCAGCTGGCCCTTGGACCGGCTGCCCGCCGACCTGTTCGACACCGCGGACCGGCTGATCGACGAGGGTTCCGGAGAGCCCTCGCAGCTCTGCCACGAGCTCGCCGTACGGGGGTACGGCGACAGCACCGGACGGCAGTACGACCGCCTGGTGATCCACGCGGCCCTGCGCGCCTGCCGGGCCGTATCGTCGCCCGAGTCATACACGGCCTTCCGGCGCCTCCTGGTGAACCGGCCCGTCCTCACCGAGGAGGACTGGGCCGAGGTGAGCACCGACCTCTTCCTCGACCCCGTGCGCTTTCTCATCAAGGAGATCTACGCCCCCGTCCCGCTCGGGTTCCGCCGGAACGGCGCGTACCTGTGCTGTCACCGCTGCCTGACCCTGCTCCATCCGGTGTCCGAGACCGAGTGGTGGTGCGAGCGCGACCAGTGCCGGCACCAGGGCCCACCACCGCACGGCCGGGAACTCGTCGCGGCGGAGGTGGGCGAGCTGCGTCAACTACGGAAAGCACTGCGGCAGTTCGTCACCGGGCCCGGACGCGCTGAGGTCCTTCTGGAGGGCGAGCTGCGCGCCCTGAGCCTCACCGTCGAGATGTGGCCCGGCTTCGACGCGTACGACCTTCGCATCACCTTCCCCGAGGGGCATGTGTGGGCCGTCGACGTCAAGGACTGGGCACACCCCGCCTTCCTCGGGCGCGCCGCCACCGCCGTCCGCCCCGAGCCCCCGTACGACGAAGCCTGTTGGGTGGTGCCCGCGTTCCGGGTCCGCGCCCGCCGCGACTACCTGGCCATATACGCCAAGGAGCGGGGCGCGGGGGCGGGCGGTCTGCGGCTGCTGACGGACGACCAACTGAAACGGGCCGCGCGGCTGCGGCTGTCCGGCGAACGCGGGCCGGACGCGTCCATCGCGCCCCCGCACACCGTGCCTCCGGCCAGGGAGCACGGCGGGGCACGCACGGCGTCGTCCCGGTCCGGAAGCCAGACGGCGGCGACCGACGGCGCCGGGAAGAAGGGAGCAGACCATGCGTGA
- a CDS encoding pPIWI_RE module domain-containing protein, producing MYKNIRRSAYHLAEESTPWTEDFHALPFPEHWHAGLLELHNHGRDEEKRQPTLPTRRLDGVLQTLAPDVIVRPRPRIPVEPGLQAAEDFWMYVPASAPDPLPGRSMQQLLDAWLRTLGPKDSAQDPRFRSLLLASSTELKQNLPEWQPLTGVELLTTPTTRGGTAAPEPRQFQLATDALARRILTLDPFPFEGGELRFRALPRGPRDQGAELMSQPLCRTVKRKEWWFSVLLNISLHTTPFDPRPRLHLHWGVRRWATHPRTTTKRLNLPYREATTVYLRPTIPWLPGAPATDRYALARLRRDRAADTFVWSENDTAGILRGLSLAGNFPDPEQLLTEPVSWIGEGRGVRAAVVHSTRMGKHEIGTGFMPNQRAQLTEWAEQALPETLARVPDLTRGRGKGIGAPQNRRPKPRTDEAKKAELLRETHARRVALAAQVQIAYDGPEQAGPPVVEVRLLWQSPEVRGEAVEQFAKALGLDGDGGASAAHVTDRDFDEATPGAPVVLEWRTAEVTLRLRCLPLADGLGDRLVPDLAVKGKGAALAAAVAERRRALRAWLCADGADPSRPELALVEVAHRSTFRPASTDPKFAIRLGCADAGLLTQFVVTPSTDRQIDNAESLDHRTCSAWLDGLRQLGVRVLPHHTLGGDLPDSLQYAAVWMVKRRKDGPTRLPKHLPVAVLVTPLPAGEGLAAVRGWDDTAGEWVPYPQFLLGLVKQAEIGPEAFTEPETPDEDARHDAPRVTGKQWRSNLAQQRKETAAFLQRVLHSLRGQPTALITHAQNSRTHWPWLQDGQTERDLIKTGHAPAGRLDDELRLVRVRGCGGRESAQWWGLADPGKPHGQPAGFWAQDPQQRYGDGASSRERVFYSTTERPGTHAISPALDRLATRVNAAGNLTSQAGTSAWNPTLVEIAVLGCHEDDNSAAPVLEKPDDPEALALAMDQLRQAPDYAAALSLPLPLHLAGLAQAYVLPTLADPDRTSNEESDIPAGNQSMEDPDLADAAGLSTTPDDEAETAHG from the coding sequence ATGTACAAGAACATCCGCCGATCCGCGTACCACCTGGCCGAGGAGAGCACCCCCTGGACCGAGGACTTCCACGCACTCCCTTTCCCCGAACACTGGCATGCCGGACTCCTCGAGCTGCACAACCACGGGCGGGACGAGGAGAAGCGGCAGCCCACGCTGCCCACCCGCCGACTCGACGGCGTGCTCCAGACCCTCGCCCCCGACGTGATCGTCCGCCCCCGGCCGCGGATCCCCGTGGAACCGGGGCTGCAGGCCGCTGAGGACTTCTGGATGTATGTACCGGCCTCGGCGCCCGACCCCCTCCCGGGCCGTTCCATGCAGCAGCTCCTCGACGCCTGGCTGCGTACCCTCGGTCCCAAGGACTCCGCACAGGATCCCCGGTTCCGCTCGCTGTTGCTCGCGAGCAGCACCGAGCTGAAGCAGAACCTGCCCGAGTGGCAGCCGCTCACCGGCGTCGAACTCCTCACCACCCCGACCACGCGGGGCGGCACCGCCGCCCCGGAACCGCGCCAGTTCCAACTCGCCACCGACGCCCTGGCACGCCGCATCCTGACCCTCGATCCCTTCCCGTTCGAGGGCGGGGAGCTGCGGTTCCGAGCGCTGCCCCGCGGGCCTCGGGACCAGGGCGCGGAACTCATGTCGCAGCCTCTGTGCCGGACCGTCAAGCGCAAGGAGTGGTGGTTCTCCGTCCTCCTGAACATCTCCCTGCACACCACGCCGTTCGACCCCAGGCCGCGTCTCCACCTGCACTGGGGTGTACGCCGCTGGGCGACCCACCCTCGGACCACCACCAAACGCCTCAACCTGCCCTACCGGGAGGCCACCACCGTCTACCTGCGGCCCACCATCCCCTGGCTGCCCGGCGCACCGGCCACCGACCGCTACGCACTCGCCCGCCTGCGCCGCGACCGGGCCGCCGACACCTTCGTCTGGTCGGAGAACGACACCGCCGGCATCCTGCGCGGACTCAGCCTCGCCGGGAACTTCCCCGACCCCGAACAGCTCCTCACCGAACCGGTCTCCTGGATCGGCGAAGGCCGTGGCGTCCGCGCCGCCGTGGTCCACAGCACCAGGATGGGCAAGCACGAGATCGGCACCGGCTTCATGCCCAACCAGCGGGCCCAGCTCACCGAATGGGCCGAGCAGGCCCTCCCTGAAACACTGGCCCGGGTACCCGACCTCACGCGCGGACGCGGCAAGGGCATCGGCGCGCCGCAGAACCGGCGGCCCAAGCCCAGGACAGACGAGGCCAAGAAGGCCGAGCTGCTGCGCGAGACCCATGCACGGCGCGTGGCACTCGCGGCACAGGTCCAGATCGCCTACGACGGCCCGGAACAGGCCGGCCCGCCCGTGGTGGAGGTGCGGCTGCTGTGGCAGTCACCCGAGGTACGCGGCGAGGCAGTGGAACAGTTCGCCAAGGCCCTGGGCCTCGACGGCGACGGCGGCGCCAGTGCCGCCCATGTCACGGACCGGGACTTCGACGAGGCCACGCCCGGAGCACCGGTCGTCCTGGAGTGGCGGACGGCGGAGGTCACACTCCGGCTGCGCTGCCTGCCCCTCGCCGACGGACTGGGCGACCGGCTCGTGCCCGACCTGGCGGTCAAGGGCAAAGGCGCGGCGCTCGCGGCGGCCGTCGCCGAACGGCGCCGCGCCCTGCGCGCCTGGCTCTGCGCGGACGGCGCGGACCCCTCCCGCCCCGAACTCGCCCTCGTGGAAGTCGCACACCGCAGCACGTTCCGCCCGGCGTCGACGGACCCCAAGTTCGCCATCCGCCTCGGGTGCGCCGACGCGGGCCTGCTGACTCAGTTCGTCGTCACCCCGTCCACCGACCGGCAGATCGACAATGCGGAAAGCCTCGACCACCGCACGTGCAGCGCGTGGCTCGACGGACTGCGCCAGCTGGGCGTCCGCGTCCTGCCCCACCACACCCTTGGTGGCGATCTTCCGGACTCGCTGCAATACGCGGCGGTGTGGATGGTGAAACGTCGCAAGGACGGCCCGACCCGGTTGCCCAAGCACCTGCCTGTGGCCGTCCTCGTCACCCCGCTCCCGGCCGGGGAAGGCCTCGCGGCCGTACGCGGCTGGGACGACACCGCGGGGGAATGGGTGCCCTATCCGCAGTTCCTCCTCGGTCTGGTGAAACAGGCGGAGATCGGCCCCGAAGCGTTCACGGAACCTGAGACTCCAGACGAAGACGCACGTCACGATGCCCCTCGGGTCACCGGCAAGCAGTGGCGCAGCAACCTCGCACAGCAGCGCAAGGAGACGGCGGCATTTCTCCAGCGCGTGCTGCACTCCCTCCGAGGGCAGCCCACCGCGCTGATCACCCACGCTCAGAACAGCCGAACGCACTGGCCATGGCTCCAGGACGGCCAGACCGAACGCGACCTGATCAAGACCGGCCACGCCCCGGCAGGCCGACTGGACGACGAACTGCGCCTCGTACGCGTGCGCGGATGCGGCGGTCGCGAGAGCGCCCAGTGGTGGGGTCTGGCCGACCCGGGCAAGCCCCACGGACAGCCTGCTGGCTTCTGGGCACAGGATCCCCAGCAGCGGTACGGGGACGGGGCTTCGTCGCGCGAGCGGGTCTTCTACAGCACTACCGAACGCCCCGGAACCCATGCGATCTCCCCCGCACTCGACCGCCTCGCCACCCGGGTAAACGCGGCAGGCAACCTCACCTCGCAGGCGGGCACGAGCGCCTGGAACCCGACCCTGGTGGAGATCGCGGTACTGGGCTGCCACGAAGACGACAACTCCGCGGCCCCCGTACTGGAAAAGCCAGACGACCCCGAGGCGCTGGCCCTCGCCATGGACCAGCTCCGCCAGGCCCCGGACTACGCCGCCGCCCTGTCTCTCCCCCTCCCCCTCCACCTCGCGGGGCTGGCCCAGGCATACGTCCTCCCGACACTCGCCGACCCCGACCGGACTTCGAACGAGGAGTCGGACATACCTGCTGGAAACCAGAGCATGGAGGACCCAGATCTCGCCGACGCGGCCGGACTGTCCACGACGCCGGACGACGAGGCCGAGACTGCCCACGGCTGA